A window of Belonocnema kinseyi isolate 2016_QV_RU_SX_M_011 chromosome 9, B_treatae_v1, whole genome shotgun sequence contains these coding sequences:
- the LOC117180046 gene encoding uncharacterized protein LOC117180046, with the protein MSNSGRMNQFLQRMLRKTDEEEKSGEMKYFERSKTRKSSWRNMSRPTYESSNRTSGLSRKSSFSRPAWMRKFGSSFDQTTKPIKVETPKSPVATSPSQAMYIQTPESTPSRMSSFRKAKTLPASLNETPNLEHIVQEFESGFMSPRSGFEPGTGNFVKKIVAAFEEKYKSYNDSWSDRVRGKLKGSGLHRHSYSNICQSLHFTSVEICQSSTETLSTEGSSTYGQRTGTPQINNQKWNYSKNEYQESNLSPDNQDSPKCENGTPFIIGAFLKKPIKVEETSINWIPFPGKKLPRKKSLKKLLCTLKGKRFIEKRKEVVFASQVNVSDETRELPDSGYDEKSVSSSSLASSSRSTPDLPQQEVIYENCRRSTNLMSFNRRSMNLSTFHVQHDAEDDESDTLSTTSKKLLLYEVPRDELKADLGPAYPAPSRIMIKSLDRKVTPKEKIVLNPLPKHPAISTIPKHPFISLSKDELSQPDADAEKVQFRNTKDNFSSFHPSSCGYDVPRKFVSKSEPGIVEMLRFTFDKSLEDTTYYDVPKMRPKSSVYDDALSLKRRNADFGDSSLTPHEYYSSSCDENNHYATIRSRNRRYLSPEAFRSNNELRPNSVIVSVI; encoded by the exons ATGAGTAATTCTGGCAGAATGAACCAGTTTCTTCAACGTATGCTCAGAAAAACCGACGAAGAAGAG AAATCTGGCGAAATGAAGTACTTCGAACGATCAAAAACAAGGAAAAGTTCCTGGAGAAACATGAGCAGACCTACATATGAAAGTTCCAACAGGACATCTGGCTTGTCTCGAAAGAGCAGCTTTTCAAGACCAGCTTGGATGAGGAAATTTGGAAGCTCCTTTGATCAAACAACGAAGCCAATCAAGGTTGAAACTCCTAAGAGCCCCGTCGCCACCAGCCCTTCACAGGCTATGTATATTCAAACCCCTGAAAGCACTCCATCAAGGATGTCATCTTTCAGGAAAGCCAAAACTCTACCAGCCTCATTAAACGAAACACCAAACCTCGAACATATCGTTCAAGAATTTGAATCAGGTTTCATGTCACCAAGGTCAGGTTTCGAACCGGGAACCggaaactttgtcaaaaaaattgttgctgcCTTTGAAGAAAAGTATAAATCGTACAACGATTCCTGGTCAGACAGAGTTCGAGGAAAACTGAAAGGTTCAGGACTTCATCGACATTCCTATTCCAATATTTGCCAATCCCTACATTTCACATCTGTTGAAATTTGCCAAAGCAGTACCGAAACATTGAGTACTGAAGGTTCAAGTACATATGGTCAAAGAACAGGAACACcacaaataaataatcaaaaatggaattactCTAAAAACGAATATCAAGAGTCCAATTTGTCTCCAGACAATCAAGATTCCCCAAAATGTGAGAACGGAACTCCATTCATCATTGGTGCTTTTCTCAAGAAGCCGATCAAAGTCGAGGAGACCTCCATCAACTGGATTCCATTTCCAGGAAAGAAACTTCCCCGCAAAAAGTCTTTGAAGAAGCTCCTATGTACTCTCAAAGGAAAAAGATTCATCGAGAAGAGAAAAGAGGTTGTGTTTGCTTCCCAAGTCAACGTCAGTGATGAAACTCGAGAACTTCCCGATTCAGGTTATGATGAAAAATcagtttcttcttcttctttggcCTCTTCGTCAAGATCGACTCCAGACCTTCCCCAGCAGGAGGTAATTTACGAAAACTGCAGAAGGTCTACTAACCTGATGAGCTTCAACCGAAGGTCCATGAATTTGTCAACGTTCCACGTACAACATGACGCAGAAGATGACGAATCTGACACACTTAGTACAACCTCCAAGAAACTGTTGCTCTACGAAGTTCCACGAGACGAACTCAAAGCTGACCTCGGTCCCGCTTATCCTGCACCATCTCGCATTATGATTAAATCCCTCGATAGAAAAGTCACCCCAAAAGAGAAAATTGTTCTTAATCCTCTTCCGAAGCATCCTGCAATATCCACAATTCCCAAACATCCTTTTATATCCCTCAGCAAGGACGAGCTTAGTCAACCAGATGCTGAtgctgaaaaagttcaatttcggAACACTAAGGATAATTTTTCTTCCTTTCATCCTTCCAGTTGTGGTTACGATGTTCCCAGAAAATTTGTATCGAAATCAGAACCTGGAATTGTAGAAATGCTTAGGTTCACTTTTGATAAAAGTTTAGAAGACACAACTTATTATGATGTTCCTAAAATGAGACCTAAATCTAGCGTCTATGATGATGCTCTTTCACTGAAAAGAAGAAATGCGGATTTTGGGGATTCTTCACTGACGCCACACGAATATTACTCGTCCTCTTGTGATGAAAATAATCATTATGCTACAATCAGATCCAGAAACAGAAGATATCTAAGTCCTGAAGCCTTTAGATCTAATAATGAACTGAGGCCGAATTCTGTGATTGTCTCGGTCATATAG